In Nasonia vitripennis strain AsymCx chromosome 2, Nvit_psr_1.1, whole genome shotgun sequence, a genomic segment contains:
- the LOC107980729 gene encoding uncharacterized protein LOC107980729: MFVKLIFVAFALLILKPAQSAEILSRLEVDDSETSVAEPSIEADSNSEDEELTTITILIPTVVTDGETASGIIDDNPSESKEELPFTSKSQMSNENSDDFDLLPMSPMNDLRLNLARTNDSETPGAGNLQFSIFTSNGNGLQIFDSIDRQRRGNNHPDSHLIDPHEPPQMQLVDNTLRLVAIKSSVDDLAMRFFPNLHVVRRSPQDHQ, from the exons ATGTTTGTCAAACTCATTTTCGTCGCTTTCGCTCTGCTGATACTAAAACCAGCGCAATCCGCCGAGATACTGTCAAGGCTTGAAGTGGACGATTCAGAAACAAGCGTTGCTGAACCAAGCATCGAAGCCGATTCGAATTCAGAGGACGAGGAGTTGACTACGATCACGATTTTGATACCTACCGTCGTTACGGATGGCGAAACAGCCAGTGGGATAATCGATGATAATCCTTCCGAGAGTAAGGAGGAGTTGCCGTTTACGAGCAAGAGCCAGATGAGCAACGAAAAC AGCGACGATTTCGACCTGTTGCCGATGTCCCCGATGAACGACTTGCGGCTCAATCTGGCCCGCACGAACGATTCGGAGACACCCGGTGCTGGAAATCTGCAGTTCAGCATCTTCACGAGCAACGGAAACGGCTTGCAGATATTCGACAGTATCGACAGGCAGCGCCGAGGAAACAATCACCCGGACTCACATCTGATCGATCCGCACGAGCCGCCGCAGATGCAGCTTGTCGACAACACCCTACGG TTGGTGGCGATAAAGTCATCAGTCGACGACCTGGCAATGAGGTTCTTCCCGAATCTACACGTAGTTAGACGCTCGCCCCAGGATCATCAGTAA